Genomic DNA from Lentimicrobiaceae bacterium:
GCGGTTGAAACGTTTTCCGCGTTCCATAATAGGTTCCAGATCGACCACATTATTTCTATTTCCGCTGGCACCTTTGGATTTGGCTACCAATGCGAGAATTTTTTTATCCCGAAGAACAGTACCAATACCACCACGCCCAGCCTGTTTCAGACGAACAATCTTACGACGCATATCGTAAAAACTGAAATTCAGCATCCCAATAAGGGAATGTTCGGCTGCACTTCCGGCAGAAACCACCGATACATTATATTTTCCCTTTTCGCTATCTGCATACATTGTGGTAAGTTCTTCTGCCAAAATATGGCTGTCGGCAGGTAGCCCGTTTGCTTCAAGAATTTCTATCACCTCGCGGGTTTCATCTATCAGTACCACTACGTCTTTATCAGCTTTGCCCTGTACTTCTAATGAATCAAAGCCGGCAAATTTCATAAACGGGCCGAAGAATCCACCTACATTGCTGTCAATCACAATATCGGTTTGCGGAGAAATGGTAACAACGATGGATTTTCCGGTACCGGAATATTGGGTGATTCCACAAATGGGTCCTGTATTGATAACAATTTCATTATCCGGATCGTTCCATTTTGTATCCGGACGGGTGGCATCCCACAACAGCTTCAATCCAAAACCTTTTCCCCCGGTAAATTTTTCTATCATCTGTTCACTTACCGGCTTTTCTTTGATCTCGTTGGTGCCAACATTTACATACAAAGTTCTTTTATTATATCCTTTTTCAATAGGATTCCAGGTATATTTCCAGGAAGCAATGAGTTTTAAGGCATTTTTATCTTCACTCATAGTTTATATGGGTTAAATTTAGTCAGTTTATTTTGGTGTACAAAGGTAAAAAACTGCATTTAATCTTTAACAAAGTATTGAAAATTTTCTCGTTATGTAATTTTATGCATAACAAAAAACCCTTTCCCGCAAGGAAAGGGTTTTTGTAAGTTACATTAGACAAACACTATTACAAAATATTTACTTTCAATGTTTGAATGGTGCTTCCTTTAATAATTTTCAGAAAATAAGCCCCCTGATGTAGTCCTGCAGTGTTAAGCCTATAGTTTTCAGAAATAGCATCTGCTTTTCTGACAATGTTTCCCAACATGTCATATAACAATATATTGCTATTACCCGCATTGGCAACTACCACATACGAGGAAGCGGGGTTGGGATAGATGTAAACTTTATTGGAGATAGATTTTTCAATTCCGGTTATCAGGACATCGGCAAATGCAGATTGCAAAATTCTCCGGTTTGAATTATCCTGAACGAAAGCAACAACCTGCAAATCATTCATGTCTTCAACAAAAGTTGTTGACATATCTACTGTAAATGTGCTGTCGAAAGGCACACCGTCGGTAAAATTCAGAAGCAGCCCTTCTGCGTCGGGAACCATCTTCATCATCACATGATGGAACTCTGTTTCCCCGTTATTTCCTACGTTTTCTGTAGTAATTTTTTCTATAACTGCAATTTGTATAGTCATGTCATTTACAGTAAGGTACGGAAGAATGTGCAGGGGAATCTGTACTTCGTTTCCTGAGTAAGTAGGTTGTATTCCGAGAGATACAAAAGCCGGTTCGTCAGATGCCTGCGTAAGAGCTGAAGTAAGACCACCGGTAGTCATTGGTGCAGTATTTCCCTGAAGAAACAGAGTTGGAACAGCATTTACGCCATAGAAATATCGGCGGACTCCACCTTCTTCGGTGTAGTAAGGGTCGCCGGGAGCAGGCCAACTCATTTGGTATTTAATAAGTGAAAACTCGTTTGGATGAGCATTGCAGAATGGGATGAAAACTGTAGAATTAAAATTGGCACACGGTCCGCAGGTTGAGCTTGTAAACTCTTCAAAAAGTGGAAGCATGCTAACATTTTGCGAAGCTACTGCTATTGATGCGTTTATAGTGTCGTTTCCAGGATTGTTATCGGGTCCGGCTCCGTTTATATTGCTAACCCAAACTTTAAAGGCATGATTTCCGACAGGGGCATTCCACAAATCGTTACAAGTAAAATCATAACCACTTCCAAAACTGAGATCCAAACCGCTGAAGGATGTTGTAAAAACCTCGCCTCCATCGGCATTCCAGTTAACATCGAACGAAGTCAAGTTGTCGAGACCTACGTTTTTAACAACACCGGTAATTTCCTTACTTCCCTGCGAAATATAGGCAGGGACGGTAAGCTGCGACATCCTGGCATCGAGAGCCATAGGCTGGTATAGCACAATATCATCTATACACCAATAATTTAGATTATAAGATGCTCCTGAAAAGAAAATACAAAGCTGAAAATCATTAGCTCCGACATCGCCATTATTAATAAGAACTGAAATACTGGTTGCAGGAGTTGTAGAAGGAGTGTTATCCTGCCATACAACATTCCAATTTCCAGACCGTGATTTGGTAGCTACACCTATGGTATAAGTACCGTCATAATGGTCAAGCATATAGCGAAAATCAAGAGCAACATTCTCAATCCCAGTAAGATCTATTGCAGGGCTGATCAAACGGGTAGTTCCGTTGAATTGTGGACTCCAGTTGAGCATACCTTCTGGTGCACTACCTCCAGCCTGCGCCGTATTGGAAATTTCCCAGTTTCCAGCATGGGTATCTATTGTCCAACCAGTAGGCGGCATTTGAGAATCTGAAAAACTTTCGGCAATGTAAGTTTGCTGTGCATTAAGCAATATACACACAAACAACATGCTAATTAAAAGTAAAATTTTATTCATATTAAATGGATTTAGATATTTATATATTTTATTCCACAAAATTATTAAACATTTTTACAAAAAATATTAGATAAATGCTTTTTTTTGTAAAAAATAAGAACAATGGCTCAGCAAATAACTATTCCGCTTTCAAAAAGTACATTACGCCCCTTTACCCTACAAGATGCACGCTCTTTAGCGCTGCATGCAAATAATCTTAAAATTGCCAGGAATTTACGTGATGCCTTCCCCCATCCTTACAATCTGGAGGATGCTGAAAAATGGATAGAAACCACCAAATATGAATCGGACAATCTTATGCTTGCCATAGAGATAGGTGGCGAAGTTGTAGGAGCTGTAGGAATGCACAGGTTTAAGGATGTGTACAGGCTAAAAGCGGAAATTGGATATTGGCTAAGTGAAAAATATTGGGGAAAAGGCATCGTAACAGAAGCATTATCAGCATTTGTACGACATATCTTTTCTACTACCGATCTTATCCGGATACAAGCCGAAATTTTTGAGCACAATAAGGCTTCAATGCGAGTATTGGAAAAAGCCGGGTTTGCATGTGAAGCCATTCATCGTAAGGCAGTGATTAAAAACGGAAAAATTCTTG
This window encodes:
- a CDS encoding T9SS type A sorting domain-containing protein — protein: MNKILLLISMLFVCILLNAQQTYIAESFSDSQMPPTGWTIDTHAGNWEISNTAQAGGSAPEGMLNWSPQFNGTTRLISPAIDLTGIENVALDFRYMLDHYDGTYTIGVATKSRSGNWNVVWQDNTPSTTPATSISVLINNGDVGANDFQLCIFFSGASYNLNYWCIDDIVLYQPMALDARMSQLTVPAYISQGSKEITGVVKNVGLDNLTSFDVNWNADGGEVFTTSFSGLDLSFGSGYDFTCNDLWNAPVGNHAFKVWVSNINGAGPDNNPGNDTINASIAVASQNVSMLPLFEEFTSSTCGPCANFNSTVFIPFCNAHPNEFSLIKYQMSWPAPGDPYYTEEGGVRRYFYGVNAVPTLFLQGNTAPMTTGGLTSALTQASDEPAFVSLGIQPTYSGNEVQIPLHILPYLTVNDMTIQIAVIEKITTENVGNNGETEFHHVMMKMVPDAEGLLLNFTDGVPFDSTFTVDMSTTFVEDMNDLQVVAFVQDNSNRRILQSAFADVLITGIEKSISNKVYIYPNPASSYVVVANAGNSNILLYDMLGNIVRKADAISENYRLNTAGLHQGAYFLKIIKGSTIQTLKVNIL
- a CDS encoding GNAT family N-acetyltransferase, whose product is MAQQITIPLSKSTLRPFTLQDARSLALHANNLKIARNLRDAFPHPYNLEDAEKWIETTKYESDNLMLAIEIGGEVVGAVGMHRFKDVYRLKAEIGYWLSEKYWGKGIVTEALSAFVRHIFSTTDLIRIQAEIFEHNKASMRVLEKAGFACEAIHRKAVIKNGKILDEYIYVIFRQ